From one Acidobacteriota bacterium genomic stretch:
- a CDS encoding Gfo/Idh/MocA family oxidoreductase: protein MDKVRIGIVGTGYVGNLHGQIYSQDSRAVVSALYDIVPERAERTARAIGGRVCSSRDELMENCDAVLVCAPNKTHPEIASHAVAQGKHVFCEKPFAIGIDEARKLLETAQSSDRVFQVGHNRRFAPVYVRLSELVGGDVPHSAHIKMNRGELKNPVWTGDTDVTGGFLYETTIHLFDMMRFQFGEIEELVAYGSQHEYPELDEFSIIFKFKNGFHCTFASSSDASWHFPFERIEVFCHYRTILTEEMERLFDSRGFDHRTQDIASYSCHMLEKFEKWGYLQEDRAFIDSILGGTPPPVTALDGFKSVELVESVYEAIRTGEKVRF from the coding sequence ATGGACAAAGTAAGAATTGGAATCGTCGGAACCGGATACGTCGGAAATCTTCACGGCCAGATCTACTCGCAGGATAGCCGGGCCGTTGTTTCGGCGTTGTATGACATTGTGCCTGAACGGGCCGAACGGACGGCACGCGCGATCGGCGGCAGGGTTTGTTCATCACGGGACGAATTGATGGAAAACTGCGATGCAGTGCTCGTTTGCGCGCCAAACAAGACTCATCCGGAGATCGCCTCACACGCGGTTGCTCAAGGGAAGCACGTGTTTTGTGAAAAGCCCTTTGCGATCGGGATCGACGAGGCGCGGAAACTTCTCGAGACGGCGCAGTCTTCCGACCGAGTCTTTCAGGTCGGACATAATCGCCGCTTCGCGCCCGTTTACGTTCGGCTCAGTGAATTGGTCGGCGGCGACGTTCCGCACTCTGCGCATATCAAGATGAACCGCGGCGAACTCAAGAATCCCGTCTGGACCGGGGACACCGATGTTACCGGCGGGTTTTTGTATGAAACGACAATCCATCTTTTCGATATGATGCGCTTTCAGTTCGGTGAGATCGAGGAATTGGTCGCCTACGGATCACAGCACGAGTATCCCGAGTTGGACGAGTTCTCGATCATTTTCAAGTTCAAGAACGGGTTTCATTGCACGTTCGCGTCGAGTTCCGACGCGAGTTGGCATTTCCCGTTCGAACGCATCGAGGTATTTTGCCATTACCGGACGATTCTGACGGAGGAAATGGAACGTCTGTTCGATTCGCGCGGCTTCGATCATCGGACGCAGGATATCGCAAGCTACTCGTGTCATATGCTCGAGAAATTCGAGAAATGGGGCTATCTTCAGGAAGACCGGGCGTTTATCGATTCCATTCTCGGCGGAACCCCGCCGCCGGTGACGGCGCTCGACGGATTCAAGTCGGTCGAACTGGTTGAGTCGGTTTACGAAGCGATCCGAACCGGAGAGAAGGTCCGGTTCTGA